AGTTGCTGGGTTATGCTCATCTAGCAAAACTGTAACGTGTCCCAATTTTCGCCCAGGACGAGATTCGGTTTTGTTGTACCAGTGAACGGTTGCGCGGGGAATGGCGGCTAATTGTTGACGCTGGCTTTGATAGCCACTCGCAGAATTTTCATATCCCAACAGGTTCACCATAATAGCCATACGACAGTGTAAAGTTGGATTACCTAAAGGCAAACCACACACGGCTCTGAGGTGTTGTTCAAATTGAGAAGTTTCGCAAGCATCAATAGAGAAATGTCCCGAATTATGGGTGCGGGGCGCTATTTCGTTGACTAGAACTTTACCATTTTTGGTGAGAAATAGTTCTATACCAAACACTCCAACAACTTCTAGGCTATTTAATAAAGTATGGGCGATCGCTTGACTTTGCTCTATTTGATTAAGTGTAATATCCGCAGGGGCTATAACTCGCCGACATACTTGCTGTTCTTGTTGGGTTTCTACCACTGGATAGATGACAACTTCACCATTTACAGAACGGGCGGCAATTACCGCTAGTTCCCGTTCAAATGGTATAAATTCTTCAATTAAAAACTGTGATTGATTTGCTATTTGAGCTAACTTTTGCTGTAAACTTGCTAAATCTTGGATAATAAATGTGCCTTGTCCGTCGTAACCATGACGACGAGATTTTAAAACAACAGGAAAACTTAAAGCCTCTAGCTGAGGGGCTAAATTCTCTACATCATCTACGGCAAAAAATTGCGGAACAGGTAAGCCTAAATCTCGCAAATAACAGCGCTGATGATATTTATCTAATAATGGCGATAAAGCTTCTAATCTCGGACGGAAGCAAACACCTTGATTAGCTAATAAAGATAAAGCATCGAGGTCAACAAATTCATTTTCAAAGGTGATGACATCACTTTTTTGAGCTAAAATTTCTGTGGCTTTTGCATCATCAATTGCCGCAAAAACTGTATCTTGGGCAATAGCTACAGCCGGATCAAATTTACTAGGAGTCTGTACAATTAATTCTACTCCTAGTTTTTGCGCTGCATCTCCCATCATCCAGGCTAGTTGCCCACCACCAATTACACCAACACGCTTCATCGACATCCTAAAGATTCACGAGTTTCTACGCCAGTTTTGGAATTTACTCCACTAGCTTTACTGCACAGTTCTTTGATTTGCGCTTTATCCAAAACTGCATCAGTGAAGTCTGCACCTTGAATATTTACATCTGTAAACAGGGCGCGAAGTAACAAGGCTTCTTTCAAAACGGCATCGCTTAAATCAGCCCCTGTTAAGTTTACCTGATCGACCATCGCATTGGTTAAATCAGCATGGTGAAGATTGGCTTTAGTCATCACTGAAGCACTCATGACGGCTCCACGCAAGTCAGCACCTGTAAAGTTAGCCATCTCCATATTCGCGTTAGAAAATTCCGCAGCTTGCAAAGTTTGTCCCGAAAAATCTCGTCTCGCTAACTCTGCATTACTAAATGACAAGGGATGAGTCCAGTCTACTGCAAGGGCGTTAAGAGGCAGGAGGCAGAAGGCAGAAGGCAGGAGCAAGAGGGTAAGAATAGTTATTACTGTGTAGTGATTTTTGCTCAGGCGAATCAGGCAAAATAAGAAAATTCCTAAAAGTAATGTTAATCCTGTTAGCCAAAACATATTATTTTTTTAAGTATTGTAGATTACCTTAGCTTAACATTTTGTAACTTAAGTCAGGCGATCGCTAAATTATTCATGAGACATAAGATATCCAGCTTGGTTGCGAGTGAGTATCTAGAAACTACTAATATTCACTACAGCATCTGCTCACTTTTATATTTACAATTCTTGATTTTATAAATTAGATTTTGCGATATAAATATTCTTATTAAAT
This window of the Nostoc sp. HK-01 genome carries:
- a CDS encoding pentapeptide repeat-containing protein — encoded protein: MFWLTGLTLLLGIFLFCLIRLSKNHYTVITILTLLLLPSAFCLLPLNALAVDWTHPLSFSNAELARRDFSGQTLQAAEFSNANMEMANFTGADLRGAVMSASVMTKANLHHADLTNAMVDQVNLTGADLSDAVLKEALLLRALFTDVNIQGADFTDAVLDKAQIKELCSKASGVNSKTGVETRESLGCR
- a CDS encoding phosphoribosylaminoimidazole carboxylase ATPase subunit, which codes for MKRVGVIGGGQLAWMMGDAAQKLGVELIVQTPSKFDPAVAIAQDTVFAAIDDAKATEILAQKSDVITFENEFVDLDALSLLANQGVCFRPRLEALSPLLDKYHQRCYLRDLGLPVPQFFAVDDVENLAPQLEALSFPVVLKSRRHGYDGQGTFIIQDLASLQQKLAQIANQSQFLIEEFIPFERELAVIAARSVNGEVVIYPVVETQQEQQVCRRVIAPADITLNQIEQSQAIAHTLLNSLEVVGVFGIELFLTKNGKVLVNEIAPRTHNSGHFSIDACETSQFEQHLRAVCGLPLGNPTLHCRMAIMVNLLGYENSASGYQSQRQQLAAIPRATVHWYNKTESRPGRKLGHVTVLLDEHNPATANHLAHTLESIWYPS